The following proteins come from a genomic window of Flavobacterium crocinum:
- a CDS encoding Arc family DNA binding domain-containing protein, with translation MSEKKSFALRIDSETMKAIEKWANDEFRSVNGQIEWMLNNSLKNAKRLKEKNDQKK, from the coding sequence ATGTCTGAAAAAAAGTCATTTGCATTAAGAATTGATTCAGAAACGATGAAAGCAATTGAAAAATGGGCTAATGATGAATTTCGTAGTGTCAATGGTCAGATTGAATGGATGCTTAATAATAGCCTAAAGAATGCAAAAAGATTAAAGGAAAAAAATGACCAAAAAAAATAA